DNA from Gracilinanus agilis isolate LMUSP501 chromosome 3, AgileGrace, whole genome shotgun sequence:
catcccaaatatatatatatatatatatatatatatatatatatatatatatatatatattttttttttttttttaaagtggatgCTGTCACCAGTAGGCATATAGGAAGCACACAGCAAGGACTGGGAGGACATAAAACAGGTAGCTGCCTATGGTACAACTTGTGGAAGTAGTCAAGTTGGTGACTGaggtttttaatattaatttttcataaatGCCCCTTTTTAATGCCAGGAAACTGCTAAAGATGGCATGCATTTGTTTTATGAGACAAGTCCCACATGGTACAGTGAAGACTCAAAGCCTTGCTTAGACAGTAACACACAAGGGCACAATTTTCAAACTCTGCCTAGGGTACAAGCCAAATCTTGCTTTGTCCTGGCTCTGgcacattatttcccttcttaaACAAGAACTGGAAACAACATTTTGGGTTAAATGAATACAAATcgatttttataaatgtttacctAAAAAGGAAGTACAGAAGGTTGTCCACAATTCTCTTCAGTACACTCTGTGATGTACAGTTTCATTGAAATAAACTGTATGTAAACAATGTCTATAATAAAATTTTCTACCTGAATATTCTGTACCTAATTCTCATACCTACATTTAGACATTTTACCTTTTACATTTCCTTTATGGAAAGTGTCATACTTAAGTAGAGGCTTTCAGAGAATTTTCCCATCACACTACTTCTCCCAAAATATTTTCTACCTAAAATATTCGCAATTACTTTGTCTCTTTTTGCCACTGTCCCTACTTAAGCCACTTTAATTCTGTAGATTCTCATCCTTTTAGGCTAATGATACAAGTATATGTCTGCAGAAGACACATTCTCAGGAACACAGACAATGCTTCACAAACTAGGAGTGGTAAAATAGAGCATTAATCACTTATGGGACCTATGTATAATTTTTTGAGGTCATCTATTTATGCCCCAAACACATTTGTAGGTAATCTAATGCACTGacagtaaaaaaagcaggaaaattcACAAGTGGTGTCAGCAAAAATTTCCAAATAACTTAAGTTCTTAATTGGTTGTTGCCCAAAGTGCTTCTTTAAATGTAAATACCCACCACCACAAATACCATCCCCTCAATACTGTTGAATCTTGGTTACTTGTCTTCTCcagaaatgagaaatagaaaaagaaaaatgaaaccaggAAGAATTTGGAGAACAAGTAATAATtgctaaatagattttttttttcgtGGCTCACTGTCCAAGATAGtatagtaaaataaaatctatgtTCACAATGTACCAGGATGTAAAGAAGAAACAAtatagcttacattctaatgtgttCCTCATTCATATTTTGATGGATACttttggattaaaaaataagTGGTCATTATCAAAATATTAGTTTTATGAAGGTCTAgggggaaaaagaagataaaaagggagTGTGAGTTATAACCAATTCTCCCCAGTCCTATGTAACTCCATTACAGAGCTATCTGGATAAGAAGTagactataaaatgaaaaaccaaGTTAAGAGTAATACAGACGAGCTTTTAATATCTAAGCTTTATTCATGTTcaaattatttctctcttcttgatCATTCTCATGAATCATTATATCTGATGCATTTCTAAAGTACTCATCAAGTACTACTTAATGGTATTTCATGTCAGAAATGGCCATCAGGTATAATATGACCACCATCTAGCCCATCCTTCCTAAACACAGGTTAAATTTTCTGTCTGCCAAGTATGTCCctgtaaaaacaaagaaatgaaaactttaatCACTATTCCACTCAGCTGTTCCCTTCTAATGCTGTTGGACTGTGTTGAATAAAAATTAGCACCCTCATGAATACAAAGAACATCTACCTATGCAACATATATTGATCTATAGTAAGCACAGATAGAGAGGAGGGAAGTTGTGTTTTTAAGGGCCTATAGTTTATAACTCAAGGGGTCTAACCAataggggaaaaaggaaacaagtgATTTTGGCCTAGAGATCACTTGGCTAATAATTCTGTCTCTAATCTGGGTGGAAAAAAAGGGTGAAAGTAGgctttattattatgttttaatctgTAGTCCAACCAAAATAATGCAAAgcagtttctatttccttcaaATTAAATGTAGTAAATATCAACACATTGGAAAAAATTCCAGAATAGCCCTAGTAGTGATAATAGCCATTGTTATTGGCAATAGGtatatggttttgtttttgttttttaccacaTTCAGGTGAAATCAACTACTGCACTTTGGAGTTTTATGGAGTAGAAAGAGACAATAGAGAAGACTTAAAAGACTTAACTCTGAAGCAGAATACTGGGTAGTTGCTGATTTGACAAACTAATGTGTATCAGAAAAGAGGTTTCTAGTGTTCTCCCAACTGTCAGCCTTACTAGTGTATGCTGCTGACTGGTTTAACACTGTTGCTGAAAAAATGACAATTGAATGGATACCTTAAAAAAACCAAGCATACTCTACTACCAGTACATagtttataacttaaaaaaagtttttttttcaaaaagcagCAGAATCCCTCCAAAAAAAACTACTGCCTTGTAGCCACTCCTAAACCATATTACTCTGAAAACCAGATAAAAATGTTAATCGTAAAATATGTTAAATGTAAGGCTGCCAGGGTATCTACAAAATGCCAGTCCCCAAAACTATGGAAAAACTGTAAGTCTAAAAAGGTGCTTTTTTTAGTTTAGAAAAATAAGATAGCAGGACTTCAAAAGTACTGTAGGTGGTCCTAACCACTTGTAATATGAAACTGCTAAGTGGTATAATGTTCTACAGATTGAATTAGAAATtccagaaagggaagtaaacacAGAACCCATGACCATAGCTCATCCTAGGAAGTATCATTGAAAAGAACATTGTGTTTGATTTACGTTCCAAGATCTttacagaaaaacaatttatattttgaaaagatTCTTCTTTAGAGAGTAAAAATTCCTTATACTCTTGACTATCATTATGAGAAAGTCTTACTCTGAAAACTCTCCACTTTCCTGTCCAAGATCACCATCCTAAAACTGAATGGCAAATCACATCTTTTAGTTGAACTTAATGTGAGCTGAATGATTTTCATAGCATGATATAACTTACAGTTAACCATTGCAGAAGTAAACTGCCCTTCAATTCCCACAAAATAAGCCAAgtgaccaaaaataaaaaataaaaacaaaaaacaattcgccctgtcccttccctccctcttttccttcctgataATTAGGTAGAGCAAATGAGACTGGGTccataaaataagaattattgactgtaataatttttctttttctttttaaaaggttaacatCTGAGGAAGTGGGATTGTAAGTGCAGTATTTCTTCATGTGCAGTTCTTTACTTCATAAGGGTCCCCTTTGGAAAGAAAAAGGCCTAGTGGAATGTGTGCTCCCCTCGGACAATGTGTGATGAGAACTCATAACGGTCCTGGCTTCGGTAGCCACAGATGTTGCATTCTAATGGGTCCCGATAGCCATGACAACCCATGTGAATTGTGTACATGACATGGTCTAGGAACAGGACTCTGCAGTGCTCACACTTGAAGGCTCTAATTTGTTCTCCCTCTCCATTGAAGACCTTGTAGATGTCCTTCAGAGAGCCCTTAGAAGCCTTTGTGGCATCCAAAGCCTTGACATCCTCCTTCATGTAAGTTGGGCTTTGCTTCCTCTTGGGATTTAAGGCAGGGTTTCCTTGGTAGGACTGGCGATCATCATGGCTGCTTTCTGAGTCAGTAGAGTCCAGGCAGCTATGGCTGGGAGAGGCCTCTCTTTCCTGGGGTCGACTCTTTggtctgattagagaaatggggCCATCCATGTTGTTCTCATGACTATCAGAGGTTTCCCTGCTAACGGGCCTTTCTATCCTATTAGGATGATAGACCTGAGAATAAGCTGAGCTGATAACTGGGGCGACCTCTGCAATTGTGTTTGGTGTGTGCTGCATCAGAGGGTGAAGTGCTTCAGCTCCAAGGTAGGTGATTGCATTGTTGATGGCTTGGTCCATCATGTGAGACTGCATCAATTCAGCCTCTTTCTCATATGTTAAGTTCATATCAAAGTGAATATCTGGGTAGCCAAATCTCATGAGCTTCTCTcctaaataataacaacaaaaatttaaaaaattaattcttttaaattatgTAAGAAGGCAAATTCTTTCTACACAACTCCCcactttatataaaatatttttgtcttccaATCTTCAACTAACTCAGCTGGAATGAACAACTTTTTTACTATGTGAGATTCATTCAAAACATTAATTAGTCAAAAAATTTCAATCATCCTTTGTGTTTAAGGTAATTGTCCTTTTTAagcatatatttagaaatgatgcTTAGAACaataattaaaagaagagaaGCCCTAGCATTACCCCATAATTTTCagttttcaatatttattatttaatatttcaaaaaacaaaagtcTGTCATCAATAAAAACATAGATTCAATATGTATTGTGCAGAAGTATTCATACAAACATGTGTAAATAAAAGTAATTGCAAAAAGTCcttaataaagtatttaaataaaattgatctgaaggaattaaaaagaaaaaagattttaataatgAGGGAAAATAATCCCCATCATCACAATAGAATTCTTCCGTATGCAGAAACCAGAAATAGACTAAACCTGCAAATGAGCAAATGCCTGCTAGTTCATAATTATTTGCACTTTTTGTACCTTTCGAGAGTAGGAGTAATGATTATATCATAAGATCAATGATagctatattttaataaaaatttatttaatataaatttatgtaataagactttaaagaaataaaattaaatgcaataataaaataattcatatagtaaatttattaatttttaaaatttcatttaataacATGTTTTAAGTCTTCCCTGTTATTTCAGTAATCATAGATCCTGGTACTTAGTATTTGTAGGAATCTACACAACACATACCTTAGAAAATATAGAATGTCTCAGGAAGTCTTTTCAAAGACATGTCATTGGCCACAATTTGATTACTTTTTGTCTCTTTGTTCTAAGAATGTTCTGAGACTAAAACTTGATGAAGCAACTTATAGTGCTTTGTATAttgtaaatgcttaacaaatgtttattgaatgaatgatgaaATGGATACACAGAAATGAACTGAAAGGTATCTCATTGCTCAGATAGAATCACAATAGAGGGCAACACAGGTACAGATAAATAGGGGAAATCGCCCAGCTAAGGATTTCTCAACTAGTTTTACTGCTTTTTCTCCCCTAAACCCATTTAGCAACATGGTCATGGTATAAGGTCACTCTCTTGGTATGACTGTTTTAGGACAGTTATTCCTTTCAAAAGGATGCATATAATTAGATATATTCCAATTAGGAATCGCCTATAGTTTAGTCTACAAAACTAAAAATGTCattatcaaaaaatttaaaaagtgaagttTTCTACAAAATGATAATACCATTATATAGCTATTTACATTTTAACTGGCAACTCTAAAGAAGATATATTGAGATCTGTGGACAGATTTAAACACATTATTTCCTATAATTTATCATAATTATTCAGAATCATAAATGTGATAGTATATATACTTTCAATAGATTGTAAATCTGTTTTTCATACTTGAAAAATCTTTGTGATTTACATATAGGTCAATATGTATAGGAATATAAAtggttttatatctatatctatataagtGCATAtggtacatatatatgtttacatgctTAACTATATGGaccagaaatattttataaaaggtAAAAGAACATCTGTGCTTAATTCAAagaataatttctctctctcaatgaCTACTAGCTTCAGACAGATcatttcaccttttaaaaaaatcaaacatcaaGCAAACTGTGGTCTAAAACCTAGGCCCCTCAGAGGTTTGGTGACTACAAAAATCAGAACCAATGGATAAGTAATTCCTACATATTTACACTTTTAAAATATGTCTGACCTTCTAAATGTCAGAATATTGTTCTGGAGGGATGCCATATTTGCAGTCTTCATAGGAACTTTAGTCCAGAGAACTATATCCTGGAAGAACTACAAAAGCATTCTTCATAAGAGCATTGATATAAATTAAACCCCTTTTCACTCCTTGGGTAAAAGAATCTTAAAGTAGgaattaaagataaagaaaattaatgaaaaaaataccaAATTATACCACGATTTCCAACTAATGCTATCTCAGTGCCAAAGGCTCCAAAGAAAGCaaggtaaaatgaatatttattaattttacctATAGATCTAGTTATGGAGTTAAGAAgcaagaagacaaagaagaaacacTTATGGCTAAGGAATATCACTTGAGgaataaaactaatataaaaatgttttaaaagtttttaagatATTTAATGATCATTATTTGTTGAGTACATTATAACAAATAAGGTATAACCATGACAAATcgtaattgtaaaaaataaagaacctGTTCCTTTTATTGCTTCCTTAAAAAAGTGATTGCATTTGATTGGCATTATGTCCCCTCTAAGAGTTTGGAAATGCTTGACATGTGCTCATAAACACTAATAATGagcaaatttaaaacaaaacaaaacaaaacagaaaaaatagtaaaaatagagAGGCAGTTGCTGGTAAATGATCATCCATGTTCTTAGGACTTGCAACTGTCTTCACTAGCTTTCCCCTCTGACTTtatgggaaggaagaaatatgtgagagggagagaatgtgtatgtgtgtttgtgaggAAAAGAACTCCCA
Protein-coding regions in this window:
- the IKZF2 gene encoding zinc finger protein Helios isoform X2 encodes the protein METEAIDGYITCDNELSPEREHSNMAIDLTSSTPNGQHTSPSHMTTNSVKLEMQSDEEPDRKPLSREGDIRGHDEGSSLEEPIIESNDVADNRKVQELQGEGGIRLPNGERPFHCNQCGASFTQKGNLLRHIKLHSGEKPFKCPFCSYACRRRDALTGHLRTHSVGKPHKCNYCGRSYKQRSSLEEHKERCHNYLQNVSMEASGQVMSHHGEKLMRFGYPDIHFDMNLTYEKEAELMQSHMMDQAINNAITYLGAEALHPLMQHTPNTIAEVAPVISSAYSQVYHPNRIERPVSRETSDSHENNMDGPISLIRPKSRPQEREASPSHSCLDSTDSESSHDDRQSYQGNPALNPKRKQSPTYMKEDVKALDATKASKGSLKDIYKVFNGEGEQIRAFKCEHCRVLFLDHVMYTIHMGCHGYRDPLECNICGYRSQDRYEFSSHIVRGEHTFH